The Magnolia sinica isolate HGM2019 chromosome 9, MsV1, whole genome shotgun sequence sequence TGATATATCCAATATGAATACAAGTACACTCTTAACCCAAGACTAAATATATCCAAAGCTTGTTTAGAAACCTATTCAACAAAGTAACTTTGTTTGAAAATATTTTTCAACATAACTACCGATAATAACTTAGTAATGACTAAGGTAAGACAAACCTCCATCCAGCATTTCTGATCTAACTTGTATGTCTCTGTGAATCCTGACCCCGAGATACTGGTTCTTGATTGCATGCATTTCTAAAGCCACATCTTTCATACACATTCGTTCTCTTGGAGACTCTGAAGAGCACAAAACACCGATTCTGACCATTAAAATCAAGCATTCATGCATTCTATTTCTTGTATTGATGTGATTTCCATTGCCTTGAGTAACTTTAGTGTCTTCTATAAATAGTTGTGGCTCAACAATCTCCATTACTCGTTTAGGCAAAGCCAACTTagcaaaatgatgaaggcttagattgtcCATAAACATGCCATCAGTTGGCCCCTTTCCAGTGATCATCTCCAATAGAAAGATTCCATAGCTATAaacatctccttgtgtagatgctTTACTGCCCATCGCATATTCTGTAATTTATACATCTCATATTAGAATGTAAGTCACCATTTGGATACAAATAATATCAAAGGTTAAATTTAGAGAGAGGGGGATTATTCTATTTAAACAACTAATTAGCATTTTTGCTATTCTAAGGATGTAAATTTCTAACATCAATTGGTGTGTTATGAACTTGTAAATGCTTAGAAAGATGTTCAAAATTGATCAAGACTCTATTACTAAAGTGAAAGAACTCAACATGCCAGTCATCAACTGAACAAAAGACTTATTGTTATGATTTCTGTGCAACATATATCTTAACTAAAGACATTATAAGAAAATAATTCTTTATATCTTGCTATGGTGTGATTAATGTGGGGTGCAAGTGAGTACAACTTTGTCTATCTAGATCTTGTTGggtatatcttttaaatatgagGTCATTCTTTAAGGATCCGAAACTAGATAAAATCAGGTTCATGTAAGATTTACCagtgttccacattcaatgtacaagAGGTGGCCTACTTGATCACAAGAATGATCAGGCTAGAACCCAAATAATGAATTAGTATATTTGGTATACCTCTTAAAAGTGCCCATACGAGTGGATGAGCTTTACTTTTGCGCAAGATTGTCTTCATGTTGGGATTACCTTGTCCCACACACCCAAGTAGATATGTGTAAAGATATGTAGTCCATTCAATTACTAAGGGTGTGCTCTCACCTTTTAGGTGTGTGTAGGAAGAGAATGTTTCACGTCCAattggttggaccacaagttacacTCTACCCAATGAATAACCTACAACCTCTTAAGTGAATGCGGCATCCAACCAATCCAATAGGTTAGgcctaccatgaggatcatttgcactacaaaaatcagctccatccaccCATAAGGTGGAtcacatttataaaaataaaaaaataaaaaaacaatgaCCATCCATTGATAAATAGACTTGCTCAATTATTTGATAGTTGATTTTTTCATGAGGCAATTCTTGtgatggggccaatctattgCATGGATTGGATGCTTATTTGAAATCCACCCGGATCACAAGGTTTGTCACCTTATTTCACACCAGGGCCCAAAAAACATCCCTTTCCGtgatttaggtagaccacacaattTGAAATAATATACGGGAAAATACCCACCTTTCAAATTGTTTCAATTTGTATGGCTCACCTAAATCACGGATGGGTCTGATTTTTGTGCCTCGGGCCTTATTTAAGTGTGCAagctaatggttggagttgatttcatATTATCATGGTAGTGGACCCAGTAAAAATTAAGGTTTGTCCTCTCTCCTAACTTTtagtttgttgtggcccacttgaatcatagatcAGCCTAATTTTCGGCCCCCAATCTTACTCGGGATGACATAtctaatgatcggagtggatttcacagtgGGCCATATAGAAATTAACAATGGTCGGCATCCCTCTCCCCAATTATTTCCCTTGGAATGGCTCACCTAAATCAGATCGAGTCTGATTTTTTTACCTGGGGCCTAACATGGGCTAATGCATCTATTAGTTAGAATGGATTTCAGatgcatatcacagtgggcctacccCAGCCCACCCTACTTTGTTCGCACCTCCAGTACTCTCCTGCGAAGCCAATAGCCAAACTAGGTGGGTGTATGTTTTTGttcatatttatgtatttatatacAAGGAATTAAATAAGGTAATAGAGAAAATTGTTACCTGGAGCGATGTATCCAATAGATCCCTTGATTCCAATCGAGCTAGTTTGAGCAACCTCAGGTAAGAACTTGGCTAGCCCGAAATCACCCACGTgagcaatcatgtcatcatcaagaagTATATTGCTTGGCTTTAAATCTCGATGAATGATTGGCTTTTGGCAATGATTATGCAGATAATCCAGTGCAGAAGCCACATCAATAGCTATGTTTAGCATTTGAGTAAACTTCAAGTTCCTTCCAAGCTGGTCATCGCCGTCTCTGTGCAACCACTTGTCTAGACTTTCATTGGGCATGTACTCGTAAACTAgagctttaaaatcattgccCTTAAAATCAATGCTTACACAGCAAGTTAAGATCTTAACAagattccgatgcctaatgtttTTCAAGGCTTCGCATTCAGCCATGAAGCTCCTCAGAGCTCCTTGTTGTTGAACATTGAAGACTTTCACTGCTAGCATAGTTCCATCACGATCTAGAGCCCCTTTATATACAGTGCCAAAACTTCCGGTGCCGACCAAATTGGTAGAAGAGAAGCCATCTGTTGCTTTAAAGAGTTCTGCATAAGACATGGTGACAAAAGGATCCTCCGCAGAAGGCACATCAACAGGTTTCCTTCTTGACTTTCTTACCCAATAAAGAGCGGCAAAGATACATGATACTAACATAAGGCAc is a genomic window containing:
- the LOC131254764 gene encoding putative receptor-like protein kinase At3g47110 isoform X2 → MNCQVHSNHLSGALPDSMFNISTQLTELTLADNKIFGSIPSGIQNLVGLTVLDMRYNFLTGTIPIGIGKLYNARKLYFEENELSGQIPSSLGNISQLLKLRLSENNLSGSIPSTLGNCTNLQFIFLDHNKFSSSLPRQLFSFPSLIELYIGNNSFTDSLPLEVGNLKTLSVLSVSNNKLSGEIPISLGKCLSLENLWLDGNFFQESIPPTFSTLRGLRSLDLSRNNLSGEIPKYLEKLALESLNLSFNNFEGELPKHGVFGNASQVSVLGNNKLCGGIPELNLPQCSSQASKKRRKSLASKVKISVVVVVLCLMLVSCIFAALYWVRKSRRKPVDVPSAEDPFVTMSYAELFKATDGFSSTNLVGTGSFGTVYKGALDRDGTMLAVKVFNVQQQGALRSFMAECEALKNIRHRNLVKILTCCVSIDFKGNDFKALVYEYMPNESLDKWLHRDGDDQLGRNLKFTQMLNIAIDVASALDYLHNHCQKPIIHRDLKPSNILLDDDMIAHVGDFGLAKFLPEVAQTSSIGIKGSIGYIAPEYAMGSKASTQGDVYSYGIFLLEMITGKGPTDGMFMDNLSLHHFAKLALPKRVMEIVEPQLFIEDTKVTQGNGNHINTRNRMHECLILMVRIGVLCSSESPRERMCMKDVALEMHAIKNQYLGVRIHRDIQVRSEMLDGGLSYLSHY